Part of the Mycolicibacterium mageritense genome is shown below.
GCCCACGAAGTCCGTTCGGACACCGACCTGGTGAACCAGCAGGGCCAGGCCCGCGAGTCCGAAGAACACCCCGCCGGCGAGGTAACCCCAGTGGCCGGTGCCGATGGCGCGGTAGAACCCGAGCAGGATCACGATCAACCCCGCGCAGCCGGCAGCCAGGGCATATCCGCCCCAACCGGACGACAGCGCCCACACGACACCCGACGCGATGGGAATAGCGGCCCATCCGAGCACCGCGCCCCCCGCCGGCTCCCGATAAGAGCGGTGTGCCAGGGCTCCCACGCCCACGAGCGTCAGCGCCGCCACGATCGACACTCCGACCAGCGCGGGCCGGTGCGCCTCGAACGCGTCGGCGACCAGGAAGTACAGGAGGGCCAGTGACGTCAGCAAGACCCCGGTGAACGCCATCCATTTGGCGGCGACCGCGTCCCAGCCCGCGTACGAGGCCCTGTTGAGCCGCGCCGCAGCGTCGACCACGTCGTCGTACAGGGTGGGTGCCGACAGCGCACGTTCGGCGGTGAGTCGCAGCAAGGCCCCGTTTTCGACGCCCGCGCTGCGCAAGGTCGCGTCGGGTGACAGGGGCTCGGCGTCGTCGGCGCGGCTGAGCACCCAGAAGTTGCGTTTGGCTTCCTTCGCCGAGGTGTCCTCGGATCGGTCTGCCACGTCGCGTGATTCGACGAGCTTCACGAGTTCGGGCATCAGACTGGCGATCGGCGCGTCGAGCGGCAGCGACACGTCGAGTTGCGTGCGGCCGCCCACGACCGAGAGCCGCACGTGTTCAGGCGCGGCAGGTACCACCCGAACCTGGACGAGTTCGCGGGCGCCGGTCACAGGTCCGGCATCCGGGACAGCTGGATGACGTCGGACTTGATGCTCCGGGAGACCAGCATGCCGCGGCCCGGCGGCATCGGTTGCGGCTTGTACCCGAACA
Proteins encoded:
- the eccD gene encoding type VII secretion integral membrane protein EccD, which codes for MTGARELVQVRVVPAAPEHVRLSVVGGRTQLDVSLPLDAPIASLMPELVKLVESRDVADRSEDTSAKEAKRNFWVLSRADDAEPLSPDATLRSAGVENGALLRLTAERALSAPTLYDDVVDAAARLNRASYAGWDAVAAKWMAFTGVLLTSLALLYFLVADAFEAHRPALVGVSIVAALTLVGVGALAHRSYREPAGGAVLGWAAIPIASGVVWALSSGWGGYALAAGCAGLIVILLGFYRAIGTGHWGYLAGGVFFGLAGLALLVHQVGVRTDFVGSGLAVVGILTCLTVPRMTAPLERFKAPTAADEPDREDTLFQNPFDTPPRAIRADGEEAADSTPTAEGVWDRVRSAMLTRSALYTGLAAAAAVGAAVVLSSEERVHWSGLTFAVICTVALSLYTRRPGTPVERASLAVPALALAVYTGWAAQNGSQPIPLVAFGLLLVAAVVCAVVAMVRTTDDRFATVLAYLEYLASAALIPLALWVTGIYSRLEI